A DNA window from Schistocerca gregaria isolate iqSchGreg1 chromosome 2, iqSchGreg1.2, whole genome shotgun sequence contains the following coding sequences:
- the LOC126335808 gene encoding uncharacterized protein LOC126335808 codes for MVQENESQLPNGVKYEVLVTVFRRYGFDIAVGSLRVEDICRGGGGFMSETLRVRGCTRGGDEVSLVVKAPLRKTGGGRLSSAGLFRRERALYSRTLPAAEAALKSVEGGAWRPLKPASLGVCGGGCLLLQDLTIAGFRKAASTDSARGLDAAHCVGALRGLARLHAASTPTARRDAQVEPLLRQSVAFGASRAPLLQSQATATVLEMAHVLSRYPWFRRYRDKFLQLADTLLPRAVDAVSTCNGRLTVMLHGDFQKNNMMFRYCKSELQVVFYDFQGAHIGSPAEDLQYFLHTSASLEVLQHHTDLLLSEYHSTLQHTLRALGLQQQADAYPLEQLRREMQQLAPVGVFCTYNLLPVMLNLAAVYLELSNSCNIGRLLRKWFTNPEYLAFAEYLTPLFEKRGLL; via the exons ATGGTTCAAGAAAACGAGTCACAGTTGCCGAACGGGGTGAAGTACGAAGTTCTTGTCACCGTCTTCAGGCGGTACGGCTTCGACATCGCTGTGGGTAGCCTCAGGGTAGAAGACATTTGCCGAGGCGGAGGCGGTTTCATGAgcgagacactccgagtgcggggATGCACACGAGGCGGCGACGAGGTCAGCCTCGTAGTGAAGGCGCCGCTGCGCAAGACCGGGGGCGGAAGGCTCAGCTCCGCCGGACTGTTCCGGCGCGAGCGGGCGCTGTACTCGCGGACGCTGCCTGCTGCGGAGGCGGCGCTCAAGTCGGTCGAGGGAGGGGCGTGGCGGCCGTTGAAGCCAGCGAGCCTGGGCGTCTGCGGGGGCGGCTGTCTGCTGCTTCAGGACCTGACGATCGCGGGCTTCCGCAAGGCCGCCAGTACTGATTCCGCTCGCGGGCTGGACGCGGCTCACTGTGTGGGCGCGCTGCGCGGGCTGGCGCGCCTCCACGCCGCCTCCACACCGACCGCGCGCCGCGACGCCCAGGTGGAGCCGCTGCTGCGGCAGTCCGTCGCCTTCGGCGCCAGCCGGGCCCCACTGTTGCAGTCGCAGGCTACGGCCACCGTCCTCGAGATGGCCCACGTACTGAGCCGCTACCCCTGGTTCCGGAGGTACCGGGACAAGTTCCTCCAGCTGGCAGACACCTTGCTGCCGCGAGCTGTAGATGCTGTCTCTACCTGCAACGGACGGCTGACTGTCATGCTGCATGGGGATTTCCAGAAGAACAATATGATGTTCCGGTACTGCAAATCGGAACTTCAGGTCGTGTTTTATGACTTCCAG GGAGCCCACATCGGATCTCCAGCAGAGGACCTGCAGTACTTTCTGCACACGAGCGCCAGCCTGGAGGTTCTGCAGCACCACACGGACCTGCTGCTGTCTGAGTATCACAGCACCCTGCAGCACACGTTGCGAGCCCTGGGGCTGCAGCAGCAGGCGGACGCCTACCCGCTAGAGCAGCTGAGGAGAGAGATGCAGCAGCTGGCACCAGTAGGGGTCTTCTGCACTTACAACCTGCTGCCTGTCATGCTGAACCTAGCGGCAGTCTATCTGGAGCTTAGTAATTCCTGCAACATTGGTAGGCTCTTACGCAAGTGGTTTACGAATCCAGAGTATCTGGCATTTGCTGAGTACCTGACGCCTCTATTTGAGAAGCGGGGACTTCTTTGA